The sequence TTTATTTTAAAGagggcaaaatattttataaaaatattttcatgtgttagTTTATTggccgaaaaaaaaaaaatttttctagTACTtgtaaagcaataaaaagggcagacgttacagttggtatcagagccgacctctcttagtacggtatggttcggggacgaaccaagcggaagctggtgggcatgtgaggcccggggccgaagagggcggggggtgatcgccggtgccatcagttgcacggacaatgagcggctcctggcagacttctaggtggagggaacatgaatgaaccgatcccacacgggaatgagagggattccgagactgttcaatgtaatggactgtacagttgaagagggcttaaaagatttgatttgtactactcatatcacgaaggtgcatcttcttttcagtagctcatcacataagaactccaaagttaaacgtgcttgacttggggcaattttgggatgggttacctcctgggaagtttcccagggtgcgtgtgagtgaggacataagcacgctggaaagactcgtcttggtacagtgaggacagtcgtcgaatctgggacgttacagttggtatcagagcaaaggtcctgtaaagagTTGTGCCACCAACAGTGccagaaagatcagtcgtcaagcctcaagttgtaagttttacatgctttatgtgatttaatatgttattacATGCATGAcgatatgaatattatgtttacaTTACCTGTTTATTAGCTTCTTGATTATTTAtatttgcatgcttaaattgttaaatgggaTAGGCTAGGTCACATgattaaaaacttagatttaaatgcatgttggttacgttaagaatttggaaaacgttcagataaaatacctcctagacgtgcccccgttaatggaaaccaagcaTAGAATAGCGTGAATCAACAAGGAAAcgtaccaccaccaccaccaccaggagaTCCTGCTACACGTGCATTAGAGggtatggctcgtctcttcgagcaacagttacagcagcagcagcagctacagctgcagttacagcagatgcagcagcagcaACCACCTAGGCCACCATGCGACGTTTATGATCATTTCCGGAGGCTAGCGccaaaggaattttctggcactaccgatccttttGCTGCAGAGGGTTGGATCCGTTCCCTAGAAGTACACTTTCGTTATCTAGACATGGGAGATGCCGACCGGgtgaggtgtaccacttatctgCTGAGGGATGACACTTcgttatggtgggaaggagtagAGCATGGTGTTGACCTTGCTACATTCACATGGGCGCAGTTCAAGACCAAATTTTATGAGAAGTACTTTACTGCGGATGTCCGGGGCCGGAttaagagggagtttatgactctccgtcagggagacgtaCCTGTTGCGgattttgtgaagaagtttgataggggatGCCACTTCGTACCCCTTATTGCTGGCGATGCGGAAGAAAagatgaggcactttatggacgGCCTACGtcctaccattcgggataaggTCATGATGATGCGTCCGGGGGATTATGCTACAGCAGTTACATTtgcatatcaggctgagcaATCTTTGAGAGATATTGATTTCGAGTTACAGCGTAAGAGGCAACAGCATCAGAATAATAATCAGCCTAATAAGAAGCCATacacgggtcctcctagacctcaagggcctcaaaagccccaaggtcaagtcaacaAGCGAGCACCGCCAAATCCACAGAATCcgggagcaccaaagcctgctgagagGCAACCTTGCAAAAAGTGCAACCATACTcatcttggcaaatgtgaatggggaACTTATAAATGTTTTTACTGCAAGGAGGAGGGGCAcatagccaaggattgtccaaaGAGGAAAGCAGTTGCTACGgcccgagcttatgttatgaacgCTGAGGAAGCTGAGGGAG comes from Primulina huaijiensis isolate GDHJ02 chromosome 17, ASM1229523v2, whole genome shotgun sequence and encodes:
- the LOC140962605 gene encoding uncharacterized protein, with the translated sequence MQQQQPPRPPCDVYDHFRRLAPKEFSGTTDPFAAEGWIRSLEVHFRYLDMGDADRVRCTTYLLRDDTSLWWEGVEHGVDLATFTWAQFKTKFYEKYFTADVRGRIKREFMTLRQGDVPVADFVKKFDRGCHFVPLIAGDAEEKMRHFMDGLRPTIRDKVMMMRPGDYATAVTFAYQAEQSLRDIDFELQRKRQQHQNNNQPNKKPYTGPPRPQGPQKPQGQVNKRAPPNPQNPGAPKPAERQPCKKCNHTHLGKCEWGTYKCFYCKEEGHIAKDCPKRKAVATARAYVMNAEEAEGEADTTLITGGIEGGLEE